The sequence below is a genomic window from Atribacteraceae bacterium.
TGCGATATCGGAAGGAATCGTCATCCCCTGCTGTACTCCCCATAAGGCCAGGGCAAAGTCGACACCGCTATCCCTCGCGCACTCCGAATCATAGATGGTATCTCCAACGAACAAAGCTTCTTCCGGAGCGCAGGAGGCCAGTTCCAGGCAACGCAGGAGCGGTTCGGGATGCGGCTTGTGAAAAGTGACCTCATCCACACACACCCGATAGGGAAAGTAATGCATCATTCCGAAGGGACCGAAATCGTCCGATAATTCTTCCCGGGTCTTTGAAGTCACGATCCCTTTCTTGAGGCCTTTTTCTTCCAGGCGTTCGATCAAGTCCCGGATCCCGTCAAAAAGACGGATCTCTCCGGACAAACTCTGGATATGGTCGTTCCATTCCCGTAAGGACGCCTCCCGGTCCACCACGCCGAGCCGGCTCAAGGACGCGTCACCGGGAATCCCCACGGCAAAGCTAAGATCCTGTCCCTCTACCCTATGGCCTCTCTTTTCGAGGACTCTCTGTAAAGCCCGGATAATCACCCGTTCGGTATCGATCAGTGTTCCGTCCACGTCAAATATAATACATTGATACACGTTCTCAATCCTCCATCGATATAACTAAAATCGCTCTTCTATCGTTTTCTGTCACCTGCAACCCCGGCCACCACGTCCCGTAATCCCAGTGGCCAAGGCACAAGAAACCAGTATACCACGAATGTTTCACCGTGTAGAAAGGGGTCAGGTCTTGAAATATCACTTTTCCGGGATCATCTTCTGTCCCCCTTAACTGGCGGTAATGTAGTGAAAACAAGGCGGTCAGCATTTTTCAATATATACCTCAGGGCAAATCTCCTGAAGACCCGGTCATCCCAAGTAACGTCGGCGGGGGGGTATTTCCAAGACTATATCTTTTGCCTTAAGTAGCACCCATCAACTTTGCAGGTACCATATTTCATGAGAGAAAAAAGCGGCTCGTCTTGAACCTCGCTGACAATTTCCTCTCAAGAGCTCTTAACATGTCCTCTTTCTGAAACCTGCTGTATAAAGGGGGGTAACCCCGCAGGTCATATCTGACCAGGGTCCCGGGAAAAGACCATGACCCTTCGGGATGGCTTGCCGATCTGGGGCATCAGTTATGGGGAGGTGTCTCAAGAGGACATTTCAAAAGAGTCTTGACAAAGAGCCGCCGCGCTCTTGACACAGTCACCTTGATGTGCTTGAATTGGTTTGACAATGATATAGGGAATGGCTGTGACGAGGACGAGTACCTTTCCGGGAGGTTCCCAAGAGAGCCGGGGTAAGGTGGAAGCCTGGTGGACCGGGGGAAGGGAATGGACCTCTGAGCTGCCCGCCGAAAGCGCTGACCAGTAGGCCGGGAAGGGTTCTGACCTTTATAACGGGCCGGGTATCGGACGAAATGTCCCGCACCCGAGTGAGCGGACGGATCATCCGTCAACAGGAGTGGCACCGCGAGTGTGAGCCCTCGTCTCTTGAAGAGACGAGGGCTTTTTGTTTGGGGGAGGACAGTATGGGGCAAATCACTCCGAACCGGGATACGTTTTTACACCGGTCAAAGCAAGGGTATGACTACATTCCAATACAAAAAAGCGTCCTGGCCGACCGGGTTACCACGATATCGCTCTTTGACCGCCTCCGGAACCGGACCCCGGTCATTTTCCTGGAAAGTGCCGAGAGGGGGGAGAATTGGGGCCGATACTCCTTCCTGGTTCTTAATGTGGACGCCGAGTACCGGATGAATGAGTACGGGGACTGTATTTTAGACCTGGAGAAGCGGTTTCCCCCCGCTTCGGTGTACCCTGAACCGGACCTCCCTTTTCTGGGCGGAGCGGTCGGTTTTTTCAGTTACGATGCAGTGAAGTGTTGGGAGGAGCGAGTGCCTCGCAAACCCGGATCCTATCCCTTGACCTGGTTCGTTGACGCCCGAAGATTTCTGTTTTTCGACCACTTGAAACATCGGATGGGAGCAGTGGCTCTGGTTCCGGCCGGAGAAGAGGAAAGCTACCGCCGGGCGGAGGAGTGGGTGGAGGAAACGATGAATGCGGCCGAACAGGACGGAGGGCCCCGCCGGGACGAGTTCCGTTTGACCGGGGAGTTTAGGTCGAATTTTACCCGGGAGGATTTCGAAAATTCGGTTAGAGAAGTGCGCAGGCTCATCGAAGAAGGCCATGCCTCCCAGGTGGTTTTGTCCCAGAAGTTCTCCGCGCCTTTCACTGGTGACCCTTTTGTGGCTTACCGGGTACTGCGTTCGCTCAATCCTTCTCCCTATCTGTATTACCTGGATGCCGGGGACTTCCAGATTGCCGGGTCCTCCCCGGAAATGCTGGTCAAGCTGGAGAACGGAATCCTGCGGACCAAGCCCATCGCCGGAACGAGACGGCGGAGGAGCGCCGGTGAAGAGGCGGCCATTATCCAGGACTTGATGGCAGACGAGAAAGAACGGGCCGAACACATAATGCTTCTGGATCTGGGGAGAAACGATCTGGGGCGGGTCTGCCGCAGCGGAACAGTGGCGGTCGAGGAATTCATGAAAGTGGAGCGTTATTCCCACGTCTACCACATCACCTCGACGGTCAGCGGTCAGTTGAAGGAGGGTCTGAATTCCTGGCGGGCACTGGCGGCCTGTTTCCCGGCCGGTACGGTCAGCGGCGCTCCCAAGGTCCGGGCCATGCAGGTGATCGAAGACCTGGAACCGGATGCCCGGGGACCCTATGCGGGGGCCTTGGGGTACGTGAGTCTTAACGGATCGATGGATACCTGTATCGTGATCCGCAGTATGTACTTTCAAAACGGGACAGTGACAGTGCAGGCCGGGGCGGGCATCGTGTACGATTCGGTCCCGGAAAACGAATACGAGGAGACCAGGAGTAAAGCCGAGGCCTTACTCCTGGCCTTACAGGAAGCGGGCAGGAGGTAAAAGCCATGACGCTGGTTATTGACAATTACGATTCGTTTACCTACAACCTGGTACAGTACCTGGGGGAGATCGCTGGAGAAGAACCCCGGGTGGCGCGTAACGATGCCATTACGCTTTTGGAAATCGCTCGAATGGGTCCGGACCGGCTGGTCATTTCCCCGGGCCCCAAAGATCCCCGGGATGTCGGCCTGTCCAACGAAATCATCGCCCGTTTTTCGGCCATCATCCCTACCTTAGGGGTGTGTCTTTGGCCATCAATGTATCGGCTACGTTGAAGGTGCCCGGATCGTCAGAGCACAACGCCCCTGCCATGGCAAAACCTCCCGTATCCGCTTGCTGTCTTCTCCCTTGTTCAGGGGCTTACCGGAATACATCACCGCCGGACGCTACCATTCCCTGATTGTCGAGGCCCCCACCCTCCCGGCGACGCTGCGGGTGACCGCCTGGAGTGAAGAGGGCGAGATCATGGCCCTTCAGCACGTCTTGCGGCCGTTGTTCGGGTTGCAGTTTCATCCCGAATCGGTCCTGACCCCGCAGGGGAAAGTAATCCTCAAGAATTTCCTGGAGGTGACCGGACCATGACCCTTACCCTGCGTGACGTCCTTGACCGGTTCCGCGAAGGAAAACCCTTCTCTTTCCCGGAATGCCGTTTGATCATGAACGCCTTCCTGAATGGCGACTACAATTCCGTTCAAACGGCCTCTATCCTCACCGCTTTTCATCTGCGGGAGGTAAATGCCGATGAGCTGGCCGGGTTCACGGAGGCTTTACGGGAACGGGCTATTACCTTTGTTCTCCCTCCGGGGACCCGGGCAGCGGATAACTGTGGAACCGGGGGTGATGGGGCGGGAACCATGAACTTATCGAGCGCCGCGGCGCTGGTGGCCTGTGCCGCCGGGTTACCCATCGTCAAGCACGGGAACCGTGCGGTGTCCAGCCGAAGCGGGAGTGCCGATTTCCTGGAAGCCCTCGGAATTCAAATTCAGCTTACACCGGAGGAGATGCGGGAGGTCTTTTTGGCTACCGGCTTCGCATTTTTGTTCGCTCCCGTCTATCATCCGGCCATCCGGGCGGTCCAGCCGGTCCGCAAGGACCTGGGCATCCGGACGCTCTTTAACCTGATCGGTCCTTTGGCTAACCCCGCCCCGGTCACAGCCAAGCTGGTCGGCGTCTCACGGGCCGAAGATCTCCCCGTTTTCTCCCAAGCTATGGCCCGGCTTGGGTATCAGCGGGCCCTGACTGTCTGGGGAGAACCGGGTCTTGATGAAGTGAGTCCCTGCGGAATCACCCGCCTGCTTTTTCGGGATGGACAAAGTGAGCATGAATATGTCTTTCATCCGCTGGACCTCGGGTACGGGGTCTGCCCCCTCGAAGCCATCCGGGGAGGGAGCGCGGAGGATAACGCGGCGATGTTTAGGGCAATCATCAATGGCCAGGAGCGCGGTCCGCGACATATGGCCGTGGTCCTGAATACGGCCGCCCTGTTCTGGGTCTGTGGGGAGGTAGCGGACCTCCGGGAAGGGTGTGAACGGGCGGAAGAAACCCTGAACTCCGGACAGGCCCGGGAATTTGTCGACCGCCTGGTGACCACCGGCTCCCGTCTGGCGAGGAAGGAGGTCTGAACATGGAGACCATCCTGGAACAAATCGTTCACCGTAAAAGGCGCCGGTTATTCGGGGGGACCTATTCT
It includes:
- a CDS encoding HAD family hydrolase; its protein translation is MYQCIIFDVDGTLIDTERVIIRALQRVLEKRGHRVEGQDLSFAVGIPGDASLSRLGVVDREASLREWNDHIQSLSGEIRLFDGIRDLIERLEEKGLKKGIVTSKTREELSDDFGPFGMMHYFPYRVCVDEVTFHKPHPEPLLRCLELASCAPEEALFVGDTIYDSECARDSGVDFALALWGVQQGMTIPSDIALIHPLDLLNLVEMPGLEHPAGKVEYK
- a CDS encoding anthranilate synthase component I family protein → MGQITPNRDTFLHRSKQGYDYIPIQKSVLADRVTTISLFDRLRNRTPVIFLESAERGENWGRYSFLVLNVDAEYRMNEYGDCILDLEKRFPPASVYPEPDLPFLGGAVGFFSYDAVKCWEERVPRKPGSYPLTWFVDARRFLFFDHLKHRMGAVALVPAGEEESYRRAEEWVEETMNAAEQDGGPRRDEFRLTGEFRSNFTREDFENSVREVRRLIEEGHASQVVLSQKFSAPFTGDPFVAYRVLRSLNPSPYLYYLDAGDFQIAGSSPEMLVKLENGILRTKPIAGTRRRRSAGEEAAIIQDLMADEKERAEHIMLLDLGRNDLGRVCRSGTVAVEEFMKVERYSHVYHITSTVSGQLKEGLNSWRALAACFPAGTVSGAPKVRAMQVIEDLEPDARGPYAGALGYVSLNGSMDTCIVIRSMYFQNGTVTVQAGAGIVYDSVPENEYEETRSKAEALLLALQEAGRR
- the trpD gene encoding anthranilate phosphoribosyltransferase, whose translation is MTLTLRDVLDRFREGKPFSFPECRLIMNAFLNGDYNSVQTASILTAFHLREVNADELAGFTEALRERAITFVLPPGTRAADNCGTGGDGAGTMNLSSAAALVACAAGLPIVKHGNRAVSSRSGSADFLEALGIQIQLTPEEMREVFLATGFAFLFAPVYHPAIRAVQPVRKDLGIRTLFNLIGPLANPAPVTAKLVGVSRAEDLPVFSQAMARLGYQRALTVWGEPGLDEVSPCGITRLLFRDGQSEHEYVFHPLDLGYGVCPLEAIRGGSAEDNAAMFRAIINGQERGPRHMAVVLNTAALFWVCGEVADLREGCERAEETLNSGQAREFVDRLVTTGSRLARKEV